A portion of the Lolium rigidum isolate FL_2022 chromosome 1, APGP_CSIRO_Lrig_0.1, whole genome shotgun sequence genome contains these proteins:
- the LOC124663451 gene encoding probable amidase At4g34880, whose protein sequence is MLLRYLVPLLLAAAAATTTATATFVLEEATIESIHRAFADGALTSRGLLELYLRRIASLDPALHAVVELDADGALAAADRADAARLLGGAALPPLHSIPVLIKDNIVAAGASNATAGSLALVGSRPARDAGVVEWLRRAGAVILGTASLSEWCNFRAPGVPAG, encoded by the coding sequence ATGCTGCTGCGGTACCTCGTaccgctgctcctcgcggcggccgCTGCCACCACCACCGCGACCGCCACTTTTGTGCTCGAGGAGGCCACCATCGAGTCCATCCACCGCGCCTTTGCCGACGGCGCGCTCACCTCGCGCGGCCTCCTCGAGCTCTACCTGCGCCGCATCGCGTCCCTCGACCCGGCCCTCCACGCCGTCGTAGAGCTGGACGCTGAcggcgcgctcgccgccgccgaccgcgccgATGCCGCTCGCCTCCTCGGAGGCGCCGCGCTCCCGCCGCTCCACAGCATTCCCGTGCTCATCAAGGACAACATCGTTGCGGCCGGCGCCTCGAACGCGACGGCCGGGTCGCTCGCGCTGGTCGGGTCCCGCCCCGCGCGCGACGCCGGTGTGGTGGAGTGGCTCCGGCGCGCCGGCGCGGTGATCCTCGGCACCGCCAGCCTCAGCGAGTGGTGTAACTTTCGCGCCCCCGGCGTCCCAGCCGGCTGA